A region of Paenimyroides aestuarii DNA encodes the following proteins:
- the mnhG gene encoding monovalent cation/H(+) antiporter subunit G, whose product MNDFLIMFLSTLGAIFILIASWGILKMPDFYSRLSVTIKAATLGIGCILIAAALHFSDFSVTTKAIAIIFFLFITSPVAGFLISKVAYLTGTKLWKHSIFDELKNDKDAVNLQKENQEENEK is encoded by the coding sequence ATGAATGATTTTTTAATAATGTTTTTAAGCACGCTAGGGGCCATTTTTATATTGATAGCCTCTTGGGGTATCCTTAAAATGCCCGATTTTTATTCCCGTTTATCTGTTACCATCAAAGCAGCTACTTTAGGTATTGGGTGCATCTTAATTGCTGCCGCCTTGCATTTTTCAGATTTTTCGGTTACAACAAAAGCAATTGCCATTATTTTCTTTTTATTCATCACATCGCCCGTAGCAGGTTTTTTAATAAGTAAAGTTGCCTATCTCACCGGCACTAAATTGTGGAAACATTCTATCTTTGATGAGCTTAAAAACGATAAAGATGCAGTAAATCTGCAAAAAGAAAATCAAGAAGAAAATGAAAAATAA
- a CDS encoding glycerophosphodiester phosphodiesterase has translation MKNKVIAHRGAWKEFNLPQNSIASLQKAIELQCIGSEIDVHLTKDDFIVVNHDHDFYGLPIENTNYSDLLSKTHPNGEKLTLLVEFFKQINNQNTTKLIVEIKTSQISPKRTQKLIDILTEQIPLKTTVQNTEFILFDFAAAIYLKKQLPLFHVHYLEGDKTAQQIFESGLNGMDYPFDLLLKNPEIIREFKKMYLQTNTWTVNNLEVAHQLIAQGIDFITTDYPQFFMRNDGMH, from the coding sequence ATGAAAAATAAAGTCATTGCGCATCGCGGTGCATGGAAAGAATTCAACTTACCTCAAAATTCAATAGCCTCCTTACAAAAAGCCATTGAATTGCAGTGCATAGGCAGCGAAATTGATGTGCACTTAACCAAAGATGATTTCATCGTTGTAAACCATGATCATGATTTTTATGGATTGCCAATTGAAAACACCAACTATTCCGATTTACTTTCAAAGACACATCCAAACGGTGAAAAATTAACATTATTAGTCGAATTTTTCAAACAAATAAACAATCAAAATACCACCAAACTCATTGTAGAAATCAAAACATCACAGATATCGCCTAAGAGAACTCAAAAGCTTATTGATATACTTACAGAGCAAATTCCACTGAAAACTACTGTGCAAAACACCGAATTTATCTTATTTGATTTTGCCGCTGCGATTTATTTAAAAAAGCAATTGCCCTTATTTCATGTGCATTATTTGGAAGGAGATAAAACAGCACAACAAATTTTTGAAAGCGGTTTAAACGGTATGGATTACCCATTTGATTTATTGCTAAAAAACCCAGAAATTATTCGGGAATTCAAAAAAATGTACTTACAAACAAACACTTGGACAGTTAATAATCTCGAAGTTGCCCATCAATTAATCGCCCAAGGAATTGATTTCATAACCACAGATTACCCTCAGTTTTTTATGAGGAATGATGGAATGCATTAA
- a CDS encoding SIR2 family NAD-dependent protein deacylase, translating into MKNLVFLTGAGISAESGLKTFRDANGLWEGHDVMKVASYEGFQQNPELVLDFYNQRRRQLLTVHPNAAHKQIAAFQKDFNVTVITQNVDDLHERAGSKHIIHLHGELLKARSLVEDHLIYEWKEDILIGTTNSKNQQLRPHIVWFGEAVPEMQSAVSVVEKADILVIVGTSLQVYPAAGLIDYASNAQQIFYIDQHPADTKYFNKNIHIIAEKATKGLPVLNQLLGY; encoded by the coding sequence ATGAAAAATTTAGTCTTTTTAACGGGAGCAGGAATTTCAGCTGAAAGTGGATTAAAAACCTTTAGAGATGCTAATGGATTGTGGGAAGGACATGATGTGATGAAAGTGGCAAGTTATGAGGGTTTTCAGCAAAATCCAGAATTGGTCCTTGATTTTTATAATCAACGTCGCCGTCAATTACTAACGGTACATCCAAATGCGGCACATAAACAAATAGCTGCCTTTCAAAAAGATTTTAATGTTACCGTTATCACTCAAAATGTGGACGATTTGCACGAACGTGCAGGCAGTAAACACATCATTCATTTACACGGGGAACTCTTAAAAGCTCGAAGTTTGGTAGAAGATCATTTAATTTATGAATGGAAAGAAGATATTTTAATAGGTACTACAAATAGCAAAAATCAGCAATTAAGACCGCATATTGTTTGGTTTGGTGAAGCTGTTCCAGAAATGCAATCTGCTGTCTCAGTTGTAGAAAAAGCAGATATATTGGTAATCGTTGGAACATCACTACAAGTTTATCCAGCAGCCGGATTAATTGATTATGCTTCTAATGCTCAACAAATTTTCTATATTGACCAACACCCTGCCGACACCAAATATTTTAATAAGAACATACATATAATTGCTGAAAAAGCTACAAAAGGATTGCCTGTTTTAAATCAATTGCTAGGTTATTAA
- a CDS encoding TrmH family RNA methyltransferase: MHSLDLYKNTEYLSYLEGFITKNRMLGFERVLAQRTNHFCVAVEDVYQLHNTSAVMRSCEVFGIQNLHIIEQKFSKTIDKQIAMGAEKWVDINSHNTTQNCIDAIKQKGYQIVATTPHKDAFLLDDFDVTKPSAIFFGTEKDGLSPEIMDQADTFIKIPMCGFTESLNISVSAAIIINNITTRLKKTAINWQLTEEELLMKKIDWARKSIKDIDFITERFINK; encoded by the coding sequence ATGCATTCGTTAGATTTATATAAAAATACAGAATATTTAAGTTATTTAGAAGGATTTATCACCAAAAATAGAATGTTGGGTTTTGAAAGAGTGTTGGCTCAAAGAACCAATCATTTTTGTGTAGCTGTGGAAGATGTTTATCAGTTGCATAACACAAGTGCAGTGATGCGTAGCTGTGAGGTTTTTGGTATTCAGAATTTGCATATAATCGAGCAAAAATTTAGTAAAACAATTGATAAACAAATTGCTATGGGAGCGGAAAAATGGGTAGATATTAATTCGCACAACACCACGCAGAATTGTATAGATGCTATAAAGCAAAAAGGCTATCAAATTGTTGCAACCACACCCCACAAAGATGCTTTTTTATTAGATGATTTTGATGTAACAAAACCGTCGGCCATTTTTTTTGGAACAGAAAAAGATGGTTTGTCACCTGAAATTATGGATCAAGCAGATACATTCATCAAAATACCCATGTGTGGTTTCACGGAAAGTCTAAACATTTCAGTTTCTGCAGCTATCATTATTAATAATATCACAACACGCTTGAAAAAAACTGCTATTAATTGGCAACTTACAGAGGAAGAATTATTAATGAAAAAAATAGATTGGGCACGCAAATCCATAAAAGATATTGATTTTATAACCGAACGTTTTATTAATAAATAA
- a CDS encoding isopenicillin N synthase family dioxygenase has product MQNIPSVNLRDFLSDDPVRKQKFVNEIGKAYEEIGFVALKGHFLSEELVAKLYQQVRAFFHLPLEVKQKYEIPGIGGQRGYVSFGKESAKGRSTGDLKEFWHFGQYVENNDKLANEYPANVTVTELPEFNSTGKEAYKMLEKTGVYVLRALALYLGLNEFYFDDFVKNGNSILRPIHYPPILDEPKDAVRAAAHGDINLITLLMGAQGKGLQVQNNNGEWIDAIAAEDELVINVGDMLSRHTNNKLKSTIHQVVNPPRELWGTSRFSIPFFMHPISEMPLNCLDNCVNEENPKLYEDITAGAFLTERLIELGLIKK; this is encoded by the coding sequence ATGCAAAATATACCCAGTGTTAATTTGCGTGATTTCCTATCGGATGATCCGGTACGCAAACAAAAATTTGTTAATGAAATCGGTAAAGCTTACGAAGAAATTGGTTTCGTAGCTTTAAAAGGACACTTTTTAAGTGAAGAATTGGTTGCAAAATTATACCAGCAAGTTCGCGCCTTTTTTCACCTTCCACTAGAAGTTAAGCAAAAATATGAAATTCCCGGAATTGGCGGTCAACGTGGTTATGTTTCCTTTGGAAAAGAATCTGCAAAAGGAAGATCCACAGGCGATTTAAAAGAGTTTTGGCATTTTGGACAATATGTTGAAAACAATGACAAATTGGCAAACGAATATCCCGCAAATGTAACGGTTACTGAACTTCCTGAATTCAATTCAACAGGAAAAGAAGCTTACAAAATGCTAGAAAAAACGGGAGTTTACGTATTGCGGGCTTTGGCTTTGTATTTGGGTTTGAATGAATTTTATTTTGACGATTTTGTTAAAAACGGAAACTCAATATTACGCCCAATTCACTACCCTCCTATTCTCGATGAACCAAAAGATGCCGTACGAGCAGCTGCGCACGGCGACATTAATTTAATTACGCTTTTAATGGGCGCACAAGGAAAAGGTTTGCAAGTTCAAAACAACAATGGCGAATGGATTGATGCAATTGCCGCCGAAGATGAATTGGTTATAAATGTAGGTGATATGTTGTCGCGACACACCAATAATAAACTAAAATCTACTATACATCAAGTGGTCAATCCCCCACGAGAATTATGGGGAACTTCGCGCTTTTCAATTCCTTTCTTTATGCACCCAATAAGCGAAATGCCTTTAAATTGTTTGGATAACTGTGTGAACGAAGAAAATCCTAAACTTTATGAAGATATAACTGCAGGTGCTTTTTTAACGGAAAGGTTAATAGAATTGGGTTTGATTAAGAAATAA
- a CDS encoding TetR/AcrR family transcriptional regulator gives MDDKPKKRKRTSGVLRDKDRTKAKMVQAVGKVLLKKGYTGLNASAIAKEAGIDKSLVWTYFGSLDNLVEEYILQRDFLNAVAKNDVLSLLENTNGIPKEAIYGILHNQLETLLKDKVLQKIIHWEIGESKPFLRNLADKREELGEAFFEVAEPAYKNANVDLRGILAVLIAGVYYLALHGKTNGSLFCGIDINEPAGEQRIKEALYTVIEMAHQKAQLD, from the coding sequence ATGGACGATAAACCCAAAAAACGCAAGCGAACATCGGGTGTATTGCGCGATAAAGACCGAACAAAAGCAAAAATGGTTCAAGCAGTGGGAAAAGTGCTTCTAAAAAAAGGATATACCGGTCTGAATGCCAGTGCTATTGCAAAAGAAGCCGGTATTGACAAAAGTTTGGTTTGGACTTATTTTGGCAGTTTAGATAATTTAGTAGAAGAATACATCTTACAACGCGATTTTTTGAATGCTGTTGCCAAAAACGATGTATTATCGCTGCTTGAAAATACAAACGGAATTCCGAAAGAAGCTATTTATGGCATTCTACACAATCAATTAGAAACTTTGCTAAAAGATAAAGTGCTTCAAAAAATCATTCATTGGGAAATTGGCGAAAGCAAACCTTTTTTACGCAATTTAGCCGATAAACGCGAAGAATTGGGCGAAGCTTTCTTTGAAGTAGCCGAACCTGCTTACAAAAATGCAAATGTAGATTTGCGGGGAATTTTAGCGGTTTTAATTGCAGGTGTTTATTATTTGGCGCTTCACGGAAAAACCAATGGCAGTTTATTTTGCGGAATTGATATCAACGAACCGGCAGGAGAGCAACGCATTAAAGAGGCTCTTTATACTGTGATTGAAATGGCACACCAAAAAGCACAACTTGATTAA
- a CDS encoding alpha-ketoacid dehydrogenase subunit alpha/beta, with product MEVQTEILSQELLLDLYKKLLKPRLIEEKMLILIRQGKVSKWFSGMGQEAIAVGVTSILHNDEYILPMHRNLGVFTSRNIPLSRLFSQWQGKPNGFTKGRDRSFHFGTQEFNIVGMISHLGPQLGIADGIALAHKLRKENKITAVFTGEGATSEGDFHEALNVAAVWNLPVMFIIENNGYGLSTPTNEQYKCENLADKGIGYGMESHIIDGNNIVEVYTKLSAIANDMRQNPHPVLIEMKTFRMRGHEEASGTKYVPKELFEEWKLKDPIARLKNYLSEMGILSDEQDLCIRSEIKEEIDTHWKITQDEAGLEAHLETELNDVYKPFDYQHFEASSDTKNMRFIDAISEGLKQSFERHENLVIMGQDIAEYGGAFKVTEGFVDAFGKERVRNTPICESIIVSAAAGLSINKYKAIVEMQFADFVSTGFNPIVNLLAKQHYRWGEHADVVVRMPCGAGSGAGPFHSQTNEAWFTKTPGLKVVYPAFPIDAKGLLNTAINDPNPVIFFEHKNLYRSKSQDVPANYYTIPFGQASLIKEGNDVTIISYGAGVHWALETLEKHTNISADLIDLRTLQPLDYESIQKSVQKTNRVIILQEDTLFGGIASDLSAWIMENCFEYLDAPIKRVASIETPIPFMDHLEAQYLPKERFEQELLVLLQF from the coding sequence ATGGAAGTTCAAACAGAAATTTTATCGCAAGAGCTATTATTAGATCTTTATAAAAAATTATTGAAACCTCGATTAATAGAGGAAAAAATGTTGATTTTGATCCGTCAGGGAAAAGTATCAAAATGGTTTTCAGGCATGGGGCAAGAAGCCATTGCAGTTGGTGTAACATCTATTCTTCACAATGATGAATATATTTTACCAATGCACAGAAACCTTGGAGTTTTTACAAGTAGAAACATTCCTTTAAGCAGATTGTTTTCGCAATGGCAAGGAAAACCAAACGGATTTACAAAAGGACGCGACCGTTCGTTTCACTTTGGTACCCAAGAATTTAATATTGTGGGAATGATTTCGCATTTGGGACCGCAGTTGGGTATTGCCGATGGAATTGCACTGGCACATAAACTGCGAAAAGAAAACAAAATTACGGCGGTTTTTACTGGCGAAGGAGCAACCTCTGAAGGCGATTTTCACGAAGCTTTAAACGTTGCTGCCGTTTGGAATTTGCCCGTAATGTTTATTATTGAAAACAATGGTTACGGACTTTCAACGCCTACCAACGAACAATATAAGTGCGAAAATCTTGCCGACAAAGGCATTGGTTATGGTATGGAAAGTCATATTATTGATGGGAACAATATTGTGGAAGTTTATACCAAACTTTCTGCAATTGCCAATGATATGCGCCAAAATCCGCATCCGGTTTTAATTGAAATGAAAACCTTTAGAATGCGTGGACACGAAGAGGCGAGTGGTACCAAATATGTGCCGAAAGAACTTTTTGAAGAGTGGAAATTGAAAGATCCAATTGCCCGATTAAAGAACTATTTATCTGAAATGGGTATTTTGTCTGATGAACAAGACCTATGCATACGAAGCGAAATTAAAGAGGAAATTGATACACATTGGAAAATTACGCAAGACGAAGCTGGTTTAGAAGCTCATCTGGAAACGGAATTGAATGATGTGTATAAACCTTTTGATTACCAACACTTTGAAGCATCTTCCGATACAAAAAATATGCGTTTTATTGATGCCATTTCCGAAGGATTGAAACAATCGTTTGAGCGTCATGAAAATTTAGTAATCATGGGGCAAGACATTGCCGAATACGGAGGTGCTTTTAAGGTAACCGAAGGTTTTGTTGATGCTTTTGGCAAAGAACGAGTGCGCAACACGCCAATTTGCGAAAGTATTATTGTGTCTGCCGCAGCCGGATTATCTATCAATAAATACAAAGCAATTGTAGAAATGCAATTTGCCGATTTTGTTTCAACAGGTTTTAATCCCATCGTAAATTTATTGGCAAAGCAGCATTACCGTTGGGGCGAACATGCCGATGTGGTGGTGCGCATGCCTTGTGGTGCAGGTTCGGGCGCTGGTCCGTTTCATTCGCAAACAAACGAAGCTTGGTTTACTAAAACTCCGGGACTAAAAGTGGTTTATCCTGCTTTTCCTATCGATGCCAAAGGGTTGTTGAACACCGCAATTAATGATCCCAATCCGGTGATTTTCTTTGAACATAAAAATTTGTATCGCAGTAAATCGCAAGATGTTCCGGCAAATTATTACACCATTCCGTTTGGGCAGGCTTCGTTAATTAAAGAAGGAAACGATGTAACGATTATTTCTTACGGAGCGGGCGTTCATTGGGCATTGGAAACTTTAGAAAAACATACAAATATTTCAGCCGATTTGATCGATTTAAGAACGCTTCAACCTTTAGATTACGAAAGCATTCAAAAATCGGTACAAAAAACAAACCGAGTAATTATTTTGCAAGAAGATACGCTTTTTGGAGGCATTGCCAGCGATTTATCGGCTTGGATTATGGAAAATTGTTTTGAATATTTAGATGCACCAATAAAACGTGTAGCGAGTATCGAAACACCTATACCTTTTATGGATCATCTAGAAGCGCAATATTTGCCAAAAGAACGTTTTGAACAAGAATTATTAGTACTTTTACAGTTTTAA
- a CDS encoding phosphoribosylaminoimidazolesuccinocarboxamide synthase — translation MMKTITSSNFNFPGQKAVYKGKVREVYTINDDLLVMIATDRLSAFDVIMPKGIPYKGQILNQIASKFMQLTEDIVPNWLIANPDPNVAVGHLCEPFKVEMVIRGYLSGHAAREYAAGKRILCGVEMPEGMKENDKFPTPIITPTTKAAVGTHDEDISKEDILAQGIVSKEDYEVLEQYTHALYQRGTEIAAARRLILVDTKYEFGKTKDGKIVLIDEIHTPDSSRYFYAEGYQERQDKNEAQKQLSKEFVRQWLIANGFQGKDGQQIPEMTDAYIETVSERYIELYENIIGEKFEKADVSNIHERIEQNVNSFLASYKK, via the coding sequence ATAATGAAAACCATAACTTCTTCTAACTTTAATTTTCCGGGTCAAAAAGCAGTTTACAAAGGAAAAGTACGTGAAGTTTACACAATTAACGATGATTTATTGGTAATGATTGCAACCGACCGTTTATCGGCTTTTGATGTAATTATGCCAAAAGGAATTCCCTATAAAGGTCAAATTTTGAACCAAATTGCATCAAAATTCATGCAACTTACTGAAGATATTGTACCCAATTGGTTAATCGCAAATCCAGATCCAAACGTAGCGGTGGGGCATTTGTGTGAACCTTTTAAGGTTGAAATGGTGATTCGCGGTTATTTGTCGGGGCATGCAGCACGTGAATATGCAGCAGGAAAACGCATTTTGTGTGGTGTTGAAATGCCAGAAGGTATGAAAGAAAACGATAAATTCCCAACGCCAATTATTACACCAACTACCAAAGCTGCTGTTGGCACACACGATGAAGATATTTCTAAAGAAGATATTTTGGCACAAGGAATTGTTTCTAAAGAAGATTACGAAGTTTTGGAACAATACACACACGCCTTATATCAGCGTGGAACAGAGATTGCAGCCGCTCGTAGATTGATTTTGGTCGATACAAAGTATGAATTTGGTAAAACAAAAGACGGTAAAATTGTATTGATTGATGAAATTCACACGCCCGATTCTTCTCGTTATTTTTATGCAGAAGGATACCAAGAGCGTCAGGATAAAAACGAAGCACAAAAACAGTTATCAAAAGAATTTGTGCGTCAGTGGTTAATTGCAAACGGTTTTCAAGGGAAAGATGGTCAGCAAATTCCTGAAATGACCGATGCATACATTGAAACCGTTTCAGAAAGATATATTGAATTGTACGAAAACATTATTGGTGAAAAATTTGAAAAAGCCGATGTTTCCAACATTCACGAACGTATCGAACAAAATGTAAATTCTTTTTTGGCATCTTATAAAAAATAA
- a CDS encoding NAD(P)H-dependent oxidoreductase, giving the protein MSIIPALQWRYATKKMNGEKVSQEKISNILEAARLAPTSSGLQPFEILVITNQSLKEQLKPFAFNQSQITDCSHLLVFAAWSAYDVAKISYYFDYYETERNLPEGFSNGYKNNVIKQLTSMTPERQFEHAARQVYIALGMALTEAGALEVDSIPMEGFINHEIDKLLHLEEKGLRSVVLLPIGYRDAENDWQAELKKVRKPNDYMISYIE; this is encoded by the coding sequence ATGAGTATTATTCCCGCATTGCAATGGCGCTACGCTACCAAAAAAATGAACGGCGAAAAAGTTTCTCAAGAAAAAATAAGCAATATTTTAGAAGCCGCACGCTTGGCGCCCACATCATCAGGTTTGCAACCTTTTGAAATACTGGTTATTACCAATCAATCATTAAAAGAACAATTGAAACCTTTCGCTTTCAATCAATCACAAATTACAGATTGTTCCCATTTATTGGTGTTTGCAGCTTGGAGTGCATATGATGTTGCCAAAATAAGTTATTATTTCGATTATTACGAGACAGAACGCAATTTGCCCGAAGGTTTTTCAAACGGTTATAAAAACAACGTCATTAAACAATTAACGTCTATGACACCCGAACGCCAATTTGAACATGCTGCTCGCCAAGTGTATATTGCATTGGGAATGGCATTGACAGAAGCCGGTGCTTTGGAAGTAGATTCGATACCAATGGAAGGTTTTATTAACCACGAAATTGACAAACTACTGCATTTAGAAGAAAAAGGCTTGCGAAGTGTGGTGCTTTTACCAATTGGTTACCGCGATGCCGAAAATGATTGGCAAGCAGAATTAAAAAAGGTAAGAAAACCAAATGATTACATGATTTCGTATATTGAATAA
- a CDS encoding heavy-metal-associated domain-containing protein translates to MKYLKALLIILFVAFSTIAHAQNKKSEKVVIKTNIVCDHCKACETCGKMFQTEMLKIKGVKMYELDDEKETITVYFNPKKTNLQTIKTAISKLGFDADEIKADPIAYEKLDGCCKA, encoded by the coding sequence ATGAAATATTTAAAAGCTTTATTAATTATTTTGTTTGTCGCGTTTTCAACAATAGCGCATGCACAAAACAAAAAATCAGAAAAAGTAGTCATTAAAACCAACATTGTTTGCGATCATTGTAAAGCATGTGAAACTTGTGGAAAAATGTTTCAAACCGAAATGCTGAAAATTAAAGGTGTAAAAATGTATGAGTTAGACGATGAAAAAGAAACCATTACGGTTTACTTCAACCCTAAAAAAACAAATTTGCAAACCATTAAAACTGCCATTTCAAAATTAGGTTTTGATGCCGATGAAATAAAAGCCGACCCAATAGCTTACGAAAAGTTAGACGGTTGTTGCAAAGCGTAA
- a CDS encoding nucleoid-associated protein — MINLFNTHIESLSIHRVGNKSRAEAIFLSENTFNVNDEITPLLKEYFFKPFREKEENYYQFAHDVDLDYNEMYNFANEIFANPSNVHEVSKKITKHLYEQSNHPHIKNGEVYVTYLTHITIDNNPVDAIGIFKSELKSDFLQFEENNSNLEMVLQQGINLNKLDKGCIIFNYKKEEGYKILTIDSNRYDARYWLEHFLSVDAFQDENFMTKKYLKFVQDFAKDVVLPAEDKKEEVMFMNRSVNYFAKNDEFEEQNFINDVIDNPDLQTEFKNYKTDRAEKYSIEDVSNFPIANNAVSDVRKKIKNVINLDTNVQIKLDFINPESAEKFIEKGWDEEKQMYYYLVYFNKEQKV, encoded by the coding sequence ATGATTAATTTATTTAATACCCACATTGAATCGTTATCTATTCACCGTGTGGGAAATAAAAGCCGTGCCGAAGCAATATTTTTATCGGAAAACACCTTCAACGTAAACGATGAAATCACGCCGCTTTTAAAAGAATATTTTTTCAAACCTTTTCGTGAAAAAGAAGAAAACTATTACCAATTTGCACACGATGTGGATTTAGATTACAACGAAATGTACAATTTTGCTAACGAAATTTTTGCAAATCCAAGCAATGTACACGAGGTTTCTAAAAAAATCACCAAACATTTATACGAGCAATCAAATCATCCACATATTAAAAACGGGGAAGTTTATGTGACGTATTTAACGCATATCACCATTGATAATAATCCGGTAGATGCAATTGGTATTTTTAAAAGCGAGTTAAAATCTGATTTTTTACAGTTTGAAGAAAACAACAGCAACCTCGAAATGGTGCTTCAACAAGGAATTAATCTGAATAAATTAGACAAAGGCTGTATCATTTTTAATTATAAAAAAGAAGAAGGCTATAAAATTTTGACTATTGACAGTAACCGTTATGACGCGCGTTATTGGTTAGAACATTTTTTATCAGTTGATGCCTTTCAGGATGAAAACTTTATGACCAAAAAGTATTTGAAATTTGTTCAGGATTTTGCGAAAGATGTGGTTTTACCTGCCGAAGATAAAAAAGAAGAAGTGATGTTTATGAACCGTTCTGTGAATTATTTTGCAAAAAATGACGAATTTGAAGAGCAAAATTTCATAAACGATGTAATCGACAATCCCGATTTGCAAACAGAATTCAAGAACTACAAAACCGATCGCGCGGAAAAATACAGCATTGAAGATGTATCGAACTTCCCAATTGCAAACAATGCTGTTTCGGATGTTCGCAAAAAAATTAAAAACGTTATTAATTTAGATACCAACGTACAAATTAAGTTAGATTTTATTAACCCCGAATCTGCCGAAAAATTCATTGAAAAAGGTTGGGACGAAGAAAAACAAATGTATTACTACTTGGTTTATTTCAATAAAGAACAGAAAGTGTAA
- a CDS encoding plasmid pRiA4b ORF-3 family protein, whose amino-acid sequence MVYKFRVILDAEDDVLRDIAIKDTDTLEDLHNTIINAFGFDGTEGGSFFLCDDNWQQEDEIPLFDMGDVPGEQKTMADFKLNDLLYEDQTKILYIYDPFVNWTFFVELAAIESEDDSDEKELPALLFAHGVLPEDAPVKTFGDPISKDDIYGDFDDDYDDEDFDMFDGDDSFEDFGYDDSY is encoded by the coding sequence ATGGTTTACAAATTTCGCGTTATTTTAGATGCTGAAGATGATGTTTTAAGAGACATCGCCATTAAAGATACAGATACTTTAGAAGATTTACACAACACCATCATCAATGCGTTTGGCTTTGACGGCACCGAAGGCGGATCGTTTTTCTTGTGCGATGACAACTGGCAACAAGAAGATGAAATTCCGCTGTTTGATATGGGCGATGTGCCTGGTGAACAAAAAACGATGGCCGATTTTAAATTGAACGATTTGTTGTACGAAGACCAAACCAAAATCCTTTATATCTATGATCCATTTGTAAATTGGACATTTTTTGTGGAATTGGCTGCGATTGAAAGCGAAGATGATTCTGATGAAAAAGAATTGCCTGCATTGCTTTTTGCACACGGAGTTTTGCCTGAAGACGCGCCTGTAAAAACGTTTGGTGATCCCATTTCTAAAGATGACATTTATGGGGATTTTGATGACGATTACGACGATGAAGATTTTGATATGTTTGATGGTGATGACAGTTTTGAAGATTTTGGTTACGACGACAGTTATTAA